The following proteins are encoded in a genomic region of Amphiura filiformis chromosome 18, Afil_fr2py, whole genome shotgun sequence:
- the LOC140138910 gene encoding protein ABHD8-like: MKICAILTMHIMCGSCLTKHSHVAPSDVGQGPKIIEVRKGRWIRIQHFIPQTWRVHVAEVQDNEGIFFVNTDKSSQIDHDNTNTNSNRNSTATSRSSAWVSTDPQSSTSSLRTTSSKTSTVKTRLSTSTAGSQTLVHRRHVSRSSLHSAYDDGNVMVFLIHGVGGSSDLWRHQIDYLVKEGFEVIAPDLLGHGFSRAPRQSSAYAFNELADDMLALFDGYAKRRNILIGHSYGSSFCTKISKERSRKVTKMILISGGGPVPLEPQTCQVFGLPACVLWCIKPAITDIFERRAIHSQGVKARLKKLRAFDVPSYVLQGMMKGQTWKEGDEDYHLAITVSVLLIYGMQDKFVSLEEEEWMQETIYACELTTLESAGHMVMIECPDQVNALIHEFIQKDMMISKYRPTTRPSSAKIQLPSQVTVEEC; the protein is encoded by the exons ATGAAGATATGTGCGATACTAACTATGCATATAATGTGTGGTAGTTGCCTGACCAAACACAGCCATGTCGCTCCATCCGATGTCGGACAAGGACCAAAAATCATCGAAGTTCGCAAGGGAAGATGGATTCGAATACAGCACTTTATTCCTCAAACATGGCGAGTTCACGTAGCTGAAGTACAAGATAACGAAGGTATTTTCTTTGTGAACACGGACAAATCTTCGCAAATTGACCATGATAATACGAACACGAACAGTAATCGCAACTCAACGGCAACATCTCGCAGCTCAGCGTGGGTCTCTACTGACCCACAATCAAGCACATCAAGCCTACGGACCACCTCATCGAAAACATCAACTGTAAAGACACGATTGAGTACCAGTACAGCAGGGAGTCAAACCCTAGTGCATCGAAGACATGTCAGTCGTTCGTCGTTGCACTCGGCGTACGACGATGGCAACGTCATGGTGTTTTTAATTCACGGTGTCGGTGGATCATCAGACTTGTGGCGTCATCAGATTGATTACCTTGTCAAGGAGGGATTTGAAGTGATCGCACCGGATCTGTTGGGACACGGTTTTAGTCGTGCACCTCGTCAGAGTTCAGCCTACGCATTTAACGAGTTAGCGGATGATATGTTGGCGCTGTTTGACGGCTATGCTAAAAGAAGGAATATATTGATTGGACATTCTTATGG CTCCTCATTCTGCACAAAGATATCCAAAGAGCGTTCAAGGAAAGTGACCAAGATGATTCTGATCAGCGGAGGCGGACCTGTAccacttgaaccccagacctgtCAGGTATTTGGCCTTCCTGCCTGTGTCCTATGGTGTATCAAACCTGCTATTACAGATATTTTTGAAAG GCGAGCTATCCACAGTCAGGGTGTGAAGGCACGTTTAAAAAAGTTGCGCGCATTTGACGTGCCCTCGTACGTATTACAGGGTATGATGAAAGGCCAAACATGGAAGGAAGGGGATGAAGACTATCACCTAGCAATAACAGTGTCAGTCTTACTTATATACGGGATGCAGGATAAATTTGTTTCATTGGAAGAAGAGGAATGGATGCAAGAG ACCATCTATGCATGCGAGTTAACCACCTTAGAATCAGCTGGCCATATGGTGATGATAGAATGCCCAGACCAGGTCAACGCACTTATACATGAGTTTATACAAAAAGATATGATGATATCCAAATACAGACCTACAACAAGGCCTTCTAGTGCAAAGATTCAACTACCTTCTCAAGTCACGGTAGAAGAGTGCTGA